A genomic segment from Nisaea sediminum encodes:
- a CDS encoding amino acid ABC transporter permease has product MDELIYNFFNLDIMKEVFPLMLRGAGMTLLLCLAVIPLGLLGGLLVALATRTKYRTLRYAVIALIDLFRAVPPLVLLIFVYAGLPFAGVEISPFTAVCVAFLLNNSAYFAEIYRAGIDSIGAGQFEAARSTGLSGFQTMRYVILPQATRNVLPDLLSNIIEIVKLTSIASVVSFQELLYSADMARSVTYNASPIVMAAAAYLIMLWPVVRLLSRLEHRVGH; this is encoded by the coding sequence ATGGACGAGCTAATCTACAATTTCTTCAATCTCGACATCATGAAGGAAGTCTTCCCGCTAATGCTGCGGGGTGCGGGAATGACGCTGCTGCTCTGCCTCGCGGTCATTCCGCTCGGGCTGCTCGGCGGTCTGCTGGTCGCCCTCGCGACGCGAACGAAATACCGGACGCTCCGTTATGCCGTGATCGCGCTGATCGATCTCTTCCGCGCGGTGCCGCCGCTCGTCCTGCTCATCTTCGTCTATGCGGGGCTGCCCTTCGCGGGCGTTGAGATCTCTCCCTTCACGGCGGTCTGCGTCGCCTTTCTGCTGAACAACTCAGCCTACTTCGCGGAAATTTATCGGGCCGGGATCGACAGCATCGGCGCGGGGCAGTTCGAGGCGGCGCGCTCGACCGGGCTCTCCGGCTTTCAGACCATGCGCTACGTGATCCTGCCGCAGGCGACCCGGAACGTGCTGCCGGACCTGCTCAGCAACATCATCGAGATCGTGAAGCTGACCTCGATCGCCAGCGTGGTCTCGTTCCAGGAACTGCTCTATTCCGCCGACATGGCCCGCTCGGTGACCTACAACGCCTCGCCGATCGTCATGGCTGCGGCGGCCTATCTGATCATGCTCTGGCCGGTCGTCCGGCTGCTCAGCCGGTTGGAGCACCGGGTGGGGCACTGA